A DNA window from Vanessa cardui chromosome 16, ilVanCard2.1, whole genome shotgun sequence contains the following coding sequences:
- the LOC124536322 gene encoding myeloid zinc finger 1 isoform X2: MALASSVSLYYSIVQRAARHYLEDYCHTDTTAPYVLYKDGVERAPPGTQWGGAVLDGGYQAMQHQSPGGPSPQPEPQLASPAPSPYPPAPPPPDQSADEAAQQLAQQQAQQQAQQQAQQQQTSPDHLQVDQQLQNQPQPTAQDHLDRTPCFVPQPDLQQQYATPYFKETRPTSHMLGTGGFPLHYLKQNGGVLSLEGPLDQYATPDLRHLPDIVQPEPPKPRKHNPNSELRLFKCLTCGKDFKQKSTLLQHERIHTDSRPYGCPECGKRFRQQSHLTQHLRIHANEKPYACVYCPRSFRQRAILNQHLRIHSDVSPHLIFKNGTTPTLWPQDVPFPPDENKEEVQSTYGDTDGQNGEQRGSCFSPGDTAQYPAYFKDTKGLNHAVFGSSLSLQYLKGGKLPDVLGGRAMPLYVRCPICQKEFKQKSTLLQHGCIHIESRPYPCPECGKRFRQQSHLTQHLRIHTNEKPYGCVYCPRFFRQRTILNQHLRIHTGEKPYKCTQCGKDFRQKAILDQHTRTHQGDRPFCCPMPNCRRRFATEPEVKKHIDNHMNPHAAKARRADAKTPRPLPPAAAVVKPELYFPQCYAPPFQQFPATSATEFKPAVGPGSAVACLPAQ, from the exons aTACGACAGCGCCTTATGTGCTATATAAGGATGGAGTGGAACGCGCTCCGCCTGGTACGCAATGGGGTGGCGCTGTTTTGGACGGAGGCTACCAAGCCATGCAACATCAGAGCCCTGGTGGACCCTCACCACAGCCCGAGCCACAGCTCGCTTCTCCAGCCCCTTCACCCTATCCTCCCGCACCACCGCCTCCGGATCAATCGGCGGATGAAGCTGCTCAACAACTTGCCCAGCAACAAGCTCAACAACAGGCCCAACAACAGGCTCAGCAACAACAAACATCACCAGATCATTTGCAAGTCGATCAACAGTTGCAAAATCAGCCACAACCTACGGCGCAAGATCATCTCGACAGAACTCCTTGCTTCGTTCCACAGCCGGACTTACAACAACAATACGCCACGCCCTACTTCAAAGAAACGAGGCCAACTAGTCACATGCTTGGCACCGGTGGATTCCCGTTGcattacttaaaacaaaatggcggagTTCTTTCACTAGAGGGCCCGCTGGATCAGTATGCAACGCCAGACCTACGACATTTACCAGACATCGTACAACCGGAGCCACCCAAGCCTCGGAAACACAACCCCAACTCTGAACTTCGTCTTTTCAAGTGCCTGACCTGCGGCAAAGACTTCAAGCAAAAATCAACATTGCTACAGCACGAGCGGATCCACACGGACTCGAGGCCTTACGGATGCCCGGAGTGCGGCAAGCGGTTTCGCCAGCAGTCCCACCTGACGCAGCACCTGCGCATCCACGCGAACGAGAAACCGTACGCGTGTGTGTACTGCCCACGCTCGTTCCGGCAGCGCGCCATCCTCAACCAGCACCTGCGCATCCATTCCG ACGTTTCACCGCACCTAATCTTCAAGAACGGGACGACGCCGACGTTGTGGCCTCAAGATGTACCGTTCCCTCCCGATGAGAACAAGGAGGAAGTGCAGTCGACCTATGGAGACACGGATGGGCAGAATGGTGAACAACGAGGATCTTGCTTCTCGCCAGGTGATACGGCACAGTACCCCGCTTACTTCAAAGATACTAAGGGCCTTAACCATGCCGTCTTCGGTTCCAGTCTTTCACTCCAATATCTGAAAGGTGGAAAACTGCCGGACGTGTTAGGTGGTCGAGCAATGCCTCTTTATGTGCGCTGTCCAATTTGCCAAAAGGAATTCAAACAAAAGTCAACGCTGCTTCAACACGGCTGCATACATATAGAATCGCGGCCGTATCCGTGTCCGGAGTGTGGTAAGCGTTTCCGTCAGCAGTCACATCTTACACAACATCTGCGCATTCACACAAATGAAAAACCATATGGGTGTGTGTATTGTCCTCGATTTTTCCGACAACGGACAATACTGAATCAGCATCTCCGCATACATACAGGAGAGAAGCCGTACAAGTGTACACAGTGTGGAAAAGATTTCAGGCAAAAGGCGATACTCGATCAGCACACACGCACCCACCAGGGTGATCGACCATTCTGTTGCCCGATGCCCAATTGCCGGCGACGGTTCGCTACGGAACCGGAAGTCAAGAAGCACATCGATAACCACATGAACCCGCATGCGGCGAAGGCGCGACGGGCCGACGCAAAGACTCCGAGGCCGCTGCCACCCGCGGCGGCCGTCGTGAAGCCGGAGTTGTACTTCCCGCAGTGCTACGCGCCGCCGTTCCAGCAGTTCCCTGCGACGAGCGCGACCGAGTTCAAGCCGGCCGTAGGGCCGGGCTCGGCCGTGGCGTGCCTGCCCGCGCAGTGA
- the LOC124536322 gene encoding zinc finger protein 774 isoform X1 has product MALASSVSLYYSIVQRAARHYLEDYCHTDTTAPYVLYKDGVERAPPGTQWGGAVLDGGYQAMQHQSPGGPSPQPEPQLASPAPSPYPPAPPPPDQSADEAAQQLAQQQAQQQAQQQAQQQQTSPDHLQVDQQLQNQPQPTAQDHLDRTPCFVPQPDLQQQYATPYFKETRPTSHMLGTGGFPLHYLKQNGGVLSLEGPLDQYATPDLRHLPDIVQPEPPKPRKHNPNSELRLFKCLTCGKDFKQKSTLLQHERIHTDSRPYGCPECGKRFRQQSHLTQHLRIHANEKPYACVYCPRSFRQRAILNQHLRIHSGEKPYTCGECGKHFRQKAILNQHVRTHQDVSPHLIFKNGTTPTLWPQDVPFPPDENKEEVQSTYGDTDGQNGEQRGSCFSPGDTAQYPAYFKDTKGLNHAVFGSSLSLQYLKGGKLPDVLGGRAMPLYVRCPICQKEFKQKSTLLQHGCIHIESRPYPCPECGKRFRQQSHLTQHLRIHTNEKPYGCVYCPRFFRQRTILNQHLRIHTGEKPYKCTQCGKDFRQKAILDQHTRTHQGDRPFCCPMPNCRRRFATEPEVKKHIDNHMNPHAAKARRADAKTPRPLPPAAAVVKPELYFPQCYAPPFQQFPATSATEFKPAVGPGSAVACLPAQ; this is encoded by the exons aTACGACAGCGCCTTATGTGCTATATAAGGATGGAGTGGAACGCGCTCCGCCTGGTACGCAATGGGGTGGCGCTGTTTTGGACGGAGGCTACCAAGCCATGCAACATCAGAGCCCTGGTGGACCCTCACCACAGCCCGAGCCACAGCTCGCTTCTCCAGCCCCTTCACCCTATCCTCCCGCACCACCGCCTCCGGATCAATCGGCGGATGAAGCTGCTCAACAACTTGCCCAGCAACAAGCTCAACAACAGGCCCAACAACAGGCTCAGCAACAACAAACATCACCAGATCATTTGCAAGTCGATCAACAGTTGCAAAATCAGCCACAACCTACGGCGCAAGATCATCTCGACAGAACTCCTTGCTTCGTTCCACAGCCGGACTTACAACAACAATACGCCACGCCCTACTTCAAAGAAACGAGGCCAACTAGTCACATGCTTGGCACCGGTGGATTCCCGTTGcattacttaaaacaaaatggcggagTTCTTTCACTAGAGGGCCCGCTGGATCAGTATGCAACGCCAGACCTACGACATTTACCAGACATCGTACAACCGGAGCCACCCAAGCCTCGGAAACACAACCCCAACTCTGAACTTCGTCTTTTCAAGTGCCTGACCTGCGGCAAAGACTTCAAGCAAAAATCAACATTGCTACAGCACGAGCGGATCCACACGGACTCGAGGCCTTACGGATGCCCGGAGTGCGGCAAGCGGTTTCGCCAGCAGTCCCACCTGACGCAGCACCTGCGCATCCACGCGAACGAGAAACCGTACGCGTGTGTGTACTGCCCACGCTCGTTCCGGCAGCGCGCCATCCTCAACCAGCACCTGCGCATCCATTCCGGTGAGAAGCCATATACGTGCGGCGAGTGCGGCAAACATTTCCGCCAGAAGGCCATCCTGAACCAGCACGTCCGCACACACCAAG ACGTTTCACCGCACCTAATCTTCAAGAACGGGACGACGCCGACGTTGTGGCCTCAAGATGTACCGTTCCCTCCCGATGAGAACAAGGAGGAAGTGCAGTCGACCTATGGAGACACGGATGGGCAGAATGGTGAACAACGAGGATCTTGCTTCTCGCCAGGTGATACGGCACAGTACCCCGCTTACTTCAAAGATACTAAGGGCCTTAACCATGCCGTCTTCGGTTCCAGTCTTTCACTCCAATATCTGAAAGGTGGAAAACTGCCGGACGTGTTAGGTGGTCGAGCAATGCCTCTTTATGTGCGCTGTCCAATTTGCCAAAAGGAATTCAAACAAAAGTCAACGCTGCTTCAACACGGCTGCATACATATAGAATCGCGGCCGTATCCGTGTCCGGAGTGTGGTAAGCGTTTCCGTCAGCAGTCACATCTTACACAACATCTGCGCATTCACACAAATGAAAAACCATATGGGTGTGTGTATTGTCCTCGATTTTTCCGACAACGGACAATACTGAATCAGCATCTCCGCATACATACAGGAGAGAAGCCGTACAAGTGTACACAGTGTGGAAAAGATTTCAGGCAAAAGGCGATACTCGATCAGCACACACGCACCCACCAGGGTGATCGACCATTCTGTTGCCCGATGCCCAATTGCCGGCGACGGTTCGCTACGGAACCGGAAGTCAAGAAGCACATCGATAACCACATGAACCCGCATGCGGCGAAGGCGCGACGGGCCGACGCAAAGACTCCGAGGCCGCTGCCACCCGCGGCGGCCGTCGTGAAGCCGGAGTTGTACTTCCCGCAGTGCTACGCGCCGCCGTTCCAGCAGTTCCCTGCGACGAGCGCGACCGAGTTCAAGCCGGCCGTAGGGCCGGGCTCGGCCGTGGCGTGCCTGCCCGCGCAGTGA
- the LOC124536467 gene encoding uncharacterized protein LOC124536467 — translation MKMIGVLNYRTYLMFPRCRVIPLVQRFYSNEIEKKFTESQKEKILQVINEDIPSLSRYEISKARLKKLTDWLGKNGHIQTISEIKTVDTFTEKLAMKLCNSILEGPKKENNNLSKKIKGQILQPSLSENIRQSCKSVLAVYIAVNSVCWVLIDREKYEVNEWKYYNIEYPNSKKLQITDILDIAWDITKSLPVADVYVMKAEATTLRASGSDPNNPKVLGVNLQKAQLVAMIVALINAKSNDDKLSSNSEETSQDFKQKVYFLRPTLPYRLYGTLVGNEHVSTEQTVENLLQDASQDRITSHVKVPEKLVTMFRNQKDLSKDMLGHCLLLALTFMDVCVYLNKESITKLLKRGE, via the exons ATGAAAATGATTGgagttttaaattatagaaCATATTTAATG TTTCCACGATGTCGAGTAATTCCATTAGTGCAGCGGTTTTACAGTAATGAGATTGAAAAGAAGTTTACTGAAtctcaaaaagaaaaaatattgcagGTTATAAATGAGGATATTCCTTCCTTGTCCAg GTATGAAATTAGTAAAGCTAGGTTAAAAAAGCTTACAGATTGGCTTGGGAAGAATGGACACATACAAACAATATCAGAAATAAAAACTGTAGATACCTTCACAGAGAAACTAGCTATGAAGTTATGTAATAGTATATTAGAGGGACCaaagaaagaaaacaataaCTTAAGTAAAAAGATAAAAGGACAAATACTTCAACCATCTTTAAGTGAAAATATAAGACAG TCTTGCAAATCTGTGTTAGCAGTGTACATAGCTGTCAATTCAGTTTGTTGGGTTCTGATAGATAGAGAAAAGTATGAAGTAAAtgaatggaaatattacaaCATAGAATATCCAAATTCGAAGAAGTTGCAAATTACAGATATACTGGATATT gcCTGGGATATAACCAAGAGTCTTCCAGTTGCCGATGTATATGTCATGAAGGCGGAGGCGACAACCCTCCGAGCATCTGGAAGTGATCCAAATAATCCAAAAGTTCTAGGTGTCAATTTACAGAAAGCACAACTGGTAGCAATGATTGTTGCACTCATTAATGCTAAGAGTAATGATGATAAATTAAGTAG taatagTGAAGAAACATCTCAAGATTTTAAACAGAAAGTCTATTTCCTGAGACCGACTCTTCCGTATAG gttATATGGTACATTAGTTGGTAATGAACATGTTTCAACTGAGCAGACAGTTGAAAATTTATTGCAAGATGCGAGTCAAGACCGAATCACATCTCACGTTAAAGTTCCTGAAAAGCTAGTTACGATGTTTAGAAATCAAAAAGATTTAAGCAAAGACATGCTGGGCCACTGTTTGTTGTTGGCGCTTACTTTTATGGATGTTTGTGTTTATCTCAACAAAGAAAGTATAACAAAACTGTTAAAACGTGGCGAATAA